From one Chryseobacterium sp. 3008163 genomic stretch:
- a CDS encoding cupin domain-containing protein: MNLKDALKNVNNYFSPKIVGEVNDQYIKVAKIKGDLVPWHNHENEDELFYIIEGSLLMQIENQMDTVMQAGDLCVVKKGINHKVSSSEECLIMLIESKTTEHTGKVKSEITKSINEQKY; encoded by the coding sequence ATGAATTTAAAAGATGCCCTAAAAAATGTGAATAATTATTTTTCTCCTAAAATAGTGGGTGAAGTAAACGACCAATATATTAAAGTTGCGAAAATAAAAGGAGATCTAGTGCCATGGCATAATCATGAAAATGAAGATGAATTATTTTATATTATTGAAGGTTCATTACTTATGCAAATAGAAAATCAAATGGATACTGTCATGCAGGCAGGTGATTTATGTGTTGTAAAAAAAGGAATAAATCATAAAGTTTCTTCTAGTGAAGAGTGTTTGATAATGTTAATTGAGTCCAAGACCACTGAGCATACTGGAAAAGTAAAGTCCGAAATCACAAAATCAATCAATGAACAAAAGTATTAA
- a CDS encoding T9SS type A sorting domain-containing protein: MKTVKHLLLLLTIFTTFQTQAQTGTSWIIQASAADNSWRSISYGNGTFVAVSDDGTGNRVMTSTNGITWSTRTPANDNECYSVAFGNGLFVAVAISGTGNRVMTSPDGITWTNRISAADNYWVAVTYGNGLFVAVAATGIGNRVMTSPDGINWTIRNSSSDRIWLSVTYGNGLFVAVSSDTAGNTVMTSPDGIIWTNRSPASNNTWRSVTYGNGLFVAVAGSGNTSKVMTSPNGLTWTSRTPPLNYPWRSVTYGNGLFVAVGSLGMGNIMTSPDGINWTITSASASNEWSSITYGNGMFIAVAVTGSGNRVMTSGNILGLSTYEHTFSSKLSVYPNPSQNIFTVTTDKGLAVKVYDMSGKIIVSKNLVSGNNKLDMSNSVDGVYLMNVTNENNQSKIIRILKHK; this comes from the coding sequence ATGAAAACAGTAAAACATTTACTATTACTTTTGACAATATTTACTACATTCCAAACACAAGCCCAAACCGGTACTTCATGGATAATTCAAGCCTCAGCAGCAGATAACTCTTGGCGAAGTATAAGCTATGGTAATGGGACATTTGTAGCAGTATCTGATGATGGGACAGGCAATAGAGTGATGACAAGTACTAATGGTATTACGTGGTCAACCAGAACCCCAGCAAACGATAATGAATGTTATTCGGTTGCTTTTGGTAATGGCCTGTTTGTAGCCGTAGCTATATCAGGCACAGGAAACAGAGTAATGACAAGTCCAGATGGGATCACTTGGACGAATAGAATCTCTGCAGCTGATAACTATTGGGTTGCTGTAACTTATGGTAACGGTTTATTTGTTGCTGTTGCTGCTACCGGCATAGGAAATAGAGTAATGACAAGTCCTGATGGTATTAATTGGACTATTAGAAATTCTTCATCAGATAGGATTTGGCTTTCTGTAACTTATGGTAATGGTTTATTTGTTGCTGTAAGTAGTGATACCGCAGGAAATACAGTAATGACAAGTCCAGACGGCATTATCTGGACAAATAGATCTCCGGCGTCAAATAACACTTGGCGATCTGTGACTTATGGTAATGGTCTATTTGTTGCGGTGGCAGGGTCAGGTAATACAAGTAAAGTGATGACCAGTCCAAATGGCTTAACCTGGACATCCAGAACTCCTCCACTTAATTATCCATGGCGATCTGTAACCTATGGCAATGGACTATTCGTTGCTGTAGGCTCTTTAGGCATGGGAAATATAATGACAAGTCCGGACGGAATTAATTGGACCATCACATCGGCATCGGCATCTAATGAATGGTCTTCGATTACTTACGGTAATGGAATGTTTATAGCTGTAGCTGTTACAGGTTCAGGGAATAGAGTTATGACATCTGGTAACATACTAGGTTTAAGTACATACGAACATACATTTTCTTCAAAATTAAGCGTCTATCCAAATCCATCCCAAAATATATTTACGGTAACAACTGATAAAGGTCTTGCCGTAAAGGTTTATGATATGTCAGGAAAAATTATTGTTTCTAAAAATTTAGTTTCCGGCAATAATAAACTTGATATGAGCAATTCTGTTGATGGAGTCTATCTAATGAATGTAACAAACGAAAATAATCAAAGTAAAATCATTAGAATTTTAAAACATAAGTAG
- a CDS encoding DoxX family protein — MKQKTIKITGWVLTILIGLLLGLSASLKLIQSEETLAQAATIGIDGTTYFIIGIIEIVSLLLFIIPRTSIVGALLLAAYLGGAIATHLTNQLPVIMPISVQVLLWITAFIRFPELRQRLFVK, encoded by the coding sequence ATGAAACAGAAAACTATCAAGATTACAGGTTGGGTATTAACGATTCTTATAGGGTTACTCTTGGGGTTAAGTGCTTCTTTAAAACTTATTCAAAGTGAAGAAACTCTCGCACAGGCTGCCACTATAGGAATTGATGGTACAACTTATTTTATTATCGGCATTATTGAAATAGTATCGTTACTACTTTTTATTATTCCTCGTACAAGCATCGTAGGTGCTTTATTATTGGCGGCATATTTAGGTGGAGCTATTGCCACCCATTTAACGAACCAGCTGCCAGTAATTATGCCAATATCAGTTCAGGTGCTTCTTTGGATTACTGCATTTATACGTTTTCCTGAGCTAAGACAAAGGCTTTTTGTTAAATAG
- a CDS encoding winged helix-turn-helix transcriptional regulator, which produces MKHEGGSCFKAKLAIRDTLDVVGGKWKLVLISVLFNGKKGFNELTRDAGISPRILSKELQELEINGLVTRQVMDTKPVTVQYELTEYSTTLHEVLFAMEKWGLQHREKVISNKV; this is translated from the coding sequence ATGAAACACGAGGGAGGAAGTTGTTTTAAAGCCAAATTAGCCATACGTGATACACTTGATGTAGTGGGTGGAAAATGGAAACTTGTCTTAATTTCAGTATTGTTCAATGGCAAGAAAGGCTTTAATGAACTGACACGCGATGCTGGAATTTCTCCACGTATTTTATCAAAAGAATTACAAGAGCTTGAAATTAACGGACTGGTCACACGTCAGGTTATGGATACCAAGCCTGTAACAGTTCAATACGAATTAACTGAATATAGTACAACTTTACATGAAGTTTTATTTGCAATGGAGAAATGGGGATTACAACACAGAGAGAAAGTTATTTCAAATAAAGTTTGA